In Nitrospira sp., one genomic interval encodes:
- a CDS encoding DUF4150 domain-containing protein, with translation MASIFANCRGVVHKRSGGTSTVFPDVCKTPTPGGPVPIPYPNIGMSSNTSGGPKSVKTDGQMPMVKGATYKMTSGDEAGNAGGGVVSNSFKGEAEFMMYSFDVKFEGKNVCRLGDPLFHNKKNIMG, from the coding sequence ATGGCATCGATCTTTGCGAATTGTCGTGGTGTCGTCCATAAGCGTAGCGGAGGAACGAGCACGGTCTTTCCGGATGTCTGTAAGACGCCCACGCCAGGCGGACCGGTTCCCATTCCCTATCCGAACATCGGCATGTCCTCGAACACGTCGGGCGGTCCTAAAAGCGTAAAAACTGACGGGCAGATGCCGATGGTGAAGGGCGCCACCTATAAAATGACCAGCGGCGACGAGGCGGGCAACGCTGGTGGAGGTGTCGTCAGTAATTCCTTCAAGGGCGAAGCAGAGTTCATGATGTACTCGTTCGATGTGAAGTTCGAAGGGAAGAACGTGTGCCGGTTGGGAGATCCGCTGTTTCACAATAAGAAGAATATCATGGGCTAA
- a CDS encoding DUF2169 domain-containing protein, with translation MLQLKNTTPFPASMAVFPNEQGIDTLYVVIKATFELGETLEIAPKQQPIIPADEYWGQPGASSVKYASEMHLTKPSTDVVLMGEACAPDQREVTQLDVSVTIADRKKVVRVFGDRQWKGGPFWLRMTSPAPFRSMPLVYERAFGGIHDRTAEQKGILYEARNPVGSGFTGKRRRKDIKGMPIPNLEDPADLISGHSARPRPAGFGYIAPSWEPRKSFAGTYDETWQKKRAPYLPQDFNPRFFNMAHPDLVCDGYLKGGEPVEVLNASPHGPFKCKLPAYRLEAIVRVAGKNQTPPLNLETVLIEPGEARLSMLWRAAVPCDKQVLKVEQIDIGIQKLDLEAKAA, from the coding sequence GTGCTTCAACTGAAGAACACGACTCCGTTTCCAGCCTCGATGGCAGTCTTCCCGAACGAGCAGGGAATAGACACCCTGTACGTGGTGATCAAAGCGACCTTTGAGCTCGGGGAGACGCTCGAAATCGCCCCAAAGCAGCAACCGATCATCCCTGCGGACGAGTACTGGGGCCAACCGGGAGCGTCGAGCGTGAAATACGCTTCCGAAATGCACCTTACCAAGCCATCGACGGATGTGGTGTTGATGGGCGAGGCCTGCGCACCGGACCAGCGGGAGGTGACTCAACTCGATGTGTCTGTGACCATAGCCGATCGCAAGAAGGTCGTCCGTGTATTCGGAGATAGACAATGGAAAGGCGGACCCTTTTGGCTTCGCATGACCAGCCCGGCGCCCTTTCGCTCGATGCCGCTCGTGTACGAGCGGGCATTCGGGGGAATCCATGATCGGACTGCCGAACAGAAGGGAATTCTGTATGAGGCCCGGAACCCAGTCGGATCTGGGTTCACGGGAAAGAGGCGACGAAAGGACATCAAGGGCATGCCAATCCCAAACCTCGAAGACCCGGCCGATCTCATATCGGGGCATAGCGCCAGGCCTCGCCCCGCAGGGTTTGGATATATCGCTCCCTCCTGGGAGCCAAGAAAATCCTTTGCCGGGACCTATGACGAGACTTGGCAAAAGAAGCGAGCGCCCTATTTGCCCCAAGACTTCAATCCACGGTTCTTCAACATGGCCCACCCCGACTTGGTGTGTGACGGCTATTTGAAGGGCGGCGAGCCGGTGGAAGTGCTCAATGCGTCGCCCCATGGACCATTCAAGTGCAAGTTGCCGGCCTACCGCCTTGAGGCAATCGTACGGGTGGCGGGGAAAAACCAGACGCCGCCGCTCAATCTAGAAACCGTGCTGATTGAGCCGGGCGAGGCACGCCTCTCGATGCTGTGGCGAGCAGCCGTGCCCTGCGATAAGCAAGTGCTCAAAGTCGAGCAGATCGACATAGGAATCCAGAAATTGGATCTTGAAGCCAAGGCAGCCTGA
- the tssI gene encoding type VI secretion system tip protein VgrG, whose protein sequence is MDTHTDAPHLFKVGAYSGDKLRVIRFEGSEGLSQVFRFSLDLASSDPKIDFDQVIGQPALLTARGSMGIRLLHGLVSSFEQTGKEGKWSLYRAEVVPGIWKLGLRTNCRIFQEKTIPDIIKEVLLDAGLTANQFRFALNSGRYKSRTYCVQYGESDLNFISRLMEQYGIWYYFEHRETSHVLVLGDDPSAAATLPGASSIRYHAPATAGLSTDEHIAFFSYHREIRCGAVKLRDFDFEKPRLTVTGDAQAKMDGKLEDYEYLGECRDSSERNLLAKVRLEEAQAVGQLGMGHSDCCRIIPGYRFTMEQCHRSDLNREYLTVGVTHKGTQSQSLGAETGTVANEPAYHNEFHCIPSDVPFRPAAITPRPTIQGPQTAIVVGPKGEEIYTDKHGRVKVQFHWDREGNRDEKSSCWVRVAQVWAGTSWGAMFIPRIGQEVLVEFLEGDPDQPIVTGRVYNGDNMPPYALPSEKTKSTLKSNSSIGGGGSNEIRFEDGKDKEEIFLHGQKDWTIAIENDKNQTVGHDETLAVTNNRTKTVGVDQSETVGANKTIQVGANHTESIGGAESITVGKGSAHTVALARALTIGGAYQVSVGAAMNETVGGAKAEEIGGAKTVVVGALSSENVAKNKSVDVGESITENASKNIGITAGDNVTISAGKNMVLNAGDQITIKTGSASITMKSNGDIVIKGGKITINASGDLALKGSKITQN, encoded by the coding sequence ATGGACACACACACCGACGCGCCCCATCTTTTCAAAGTCGGCGCCTACTCAGGCGACAAGCTCCGAGTCATTCGCTTCGAGGGGAGCGAGGGCCTGTCTCAAGTATTTCGCTTCAGCCTGGACCTTGCCTCGTCCGACCCAAAGATTGATTTCGATCAAGTCATCGGCCAGCCGGCCCTGCTGACGGCGCGAGGGAGCATGGGCATCAGGCTCCTCCACGGACTGGTCAGCTCCTTCGAGCAGACGGGCAAAGAGGGGAAATGGAGCCTCTACCGGGCCGAGGTGGTGCCGGGAATCTGGAAACTCGGCCTTCGAACCAATTGCAGGATTTTCCAGGAGAAGACGATCCCGGACATCATCAAGGAAGTTCTGCTCGATGCAGGCCTGACCGCCAACCAATTTCGGTTCGCGCTGAATTCCGGCCGGTACAAGAGCCGGACCTATTGCGTCCAGTACGGCGAGTCCGATCTGAACTTCATCAGCCGGCTCATGGAGCAGTATGGGATCTGGTACTACTTCGAGCACCGGGAAACGAGCCACGTCCTGGTCCTGGGCGACGACCCCTCCGCCGCAGCGACGCTGCCCGGTGCATCTTCCATCCGATACCACGCGCCCGCGACCGCCGGCCTCTCGACCGACGAACATATCGCCTTCTTCTCCTACCACCGCGAGATCCGATGCGGCGCTGTGAAGTTACGGGATTTCGACTTCGAAAAGCCGCGACTGACCGTCACCGGGGACGCGCAGGCCAAGATGGACGGTAAGTTGGAGGACTACGAATATCTCGGTGAATGCCGCGACAGCAGTGAGAGGAATCTGTTGGCCAAGGTGCGGTTGGAAGAGGCGCAGGCGGTCGGGCAGCTGGGAATGGGGCACAGTGATTGTTGCCGGATCATCCCCGGCTACCGCTTCACGATGGAACAATGCCATCGGTCTGATCTGAACCGCGAGTATCTGACCGTGGGGGTGACACACAAGGGGACCCAATCGCAGTCGTTGGGGGCTGAGACGGGAACGGTCGCGAATGAGCCCGCCTATCACAATGAGTTCCACTGCATTCCTTCCGATGTGCCCTTCCGTCCTGCTGCGATCACGCCGAGGCCCACGATCCAAGGGCCGCAAACGGCCATCGTGGTCGGGCCGAAGGGAGAGGAGATTTACACGGATAAGCATGGGCGGGTGAAGGTTCAATTTCATTGGGATCGCGAGGGGAACCGGGACGAAAAGAGTTCCTGCTGGGTGCGGGTGGCGCAGGTCTGGGCCGGCACGAGTTGGGGTGCCATGTTCATTCCACGGATCGGGCAGGAAGTGCTGGTGGAATTTCTGGAAGGAGACCCCGACCAGCCGATTGTGACAGGACGCGTGTACAACGGCGACAACATGCCGCCCTACGCGCTGCCGAGTGAAAAGACCAAGAGCACCCTCAAGTCCAATAGCTCCATCGGCGGCGGAGGGTCGAACGAGATTCGATTCGAAGATGGGAAGGACAAGGAAGAAATTTTTCTTCATGGCCAAAAGGACTGGACGATCGCCATCGAGAACGACAAGAACCAAACGGTCGGCCATGACGAAACATTGGCCGTGACGAACAATCGCACCAAGACGGTGGGCGTGGACCAGAGCGAGACGGTCGGGGCGAACAAAACGATCCAAGTCGGGGCGAACCATACGGAGAGCATCGGCGGCGCCGAATCCATCACGGTGGGCAAGGGCTCGGCTCACACCGTTGCGTTGGCTCGGGCCTTGACGATCGGTGGCGCCTATCAGGTCAGCGTCGGCGCGGCCATGAACGAGACGGTGGGCGGCGCCAAGGCTGAAGAGATCGGTGGCGCGAAGACGGTCGTGGTCGGAGCCTTGAGCAGCGAGAACGTGGCAAAGAATAAGTCTGTGGATGTTGGCGAAAGCATCACCGAGAACGCCAGCAAAAACATCGGCATCACGGCGGGCGACAATGTGACCATCTCGGCCGGCAAGAATATGGTCTTGAACGCGGGGGACCAAATCACGATCAAGACTGGGAGCGCCTCCATCACGATGAAGAGCAACGGGGACATCGTGATCAAGGGCGGAAAGATCACCATCAACGCGTCCGGAGATCTGGCTTTGAAGGGTTCGAAGATTACTCAAAACTAA
- the tssH gene encoding type VI secretion system ATPase TssH, which yields MDVVDRRSLIRRLNRLCSRSLESAAGLCLSRTHYEVAVEHLLVQLLDDPTADIQVILSHFEIEPARVQKALQRALEEFKSGNAAKPVFSPRLIEWLQEAWLIGSIDLNLTEIRSGALFLAMVRDLGRFAYGFGDELLQPVRADELTHKFFDITAKSSEGEAAKAAAKGGAEGRGAETALGRFTVDFTARARANGIDPVFGRDREIRQMIDILARRRKNNPIVVGEAGVGKTAVVEGLALRIVQHDVPDLLKNMDMLALDLGLLQAGAGVRGEFEHRLKSVIDEVKASPKPIILFIDEAHMLVGSGSTAGMGDAANLLKPALARGELRTIAATTWSEYKKYFEKDAALARRFQLVKLEEPSETDAILVLRGLRSKYEEAHQVQVLDEGVVAAARMSSRYISGRQLPDKAVDLLDTAAARIKIGLTSKPDRLEDIERTIQALEREQGAHRRDLLSGVPVEPERISALGEAIAKRRQELEQLEARWREEKVLAESVLALRGKIQAEGAQGAERYRSDWDRAKADLRKIQGKDPLIRIEVDTDVVAEVVSDWTGIPVGRMVRDEAQTILQLDERLKTRIKGQDHAIEAIARGIRASKAGIGNPATPIGVFLFVGPSGVGKTETGLAVAEALFGGERFVVTLNMSEFQEKHTVSRLIGSPPGYVGYGEGGALTEAVRQRPYSVVLLDEVEKADPEVMNIFYQVFDKGMLADGEGRVIDFKNTVIFMTSNLASDMIFQLCARGTRPSPDEVTAAIRPLLSRHFKPALLARMTIVPFYPIDAAAMKMIVELKLARLAQRLMESHRIAFDYESAVVEQIVRRCNEVETGARNIDHIMQGSLLPRVSTEILSRLGEGRLPERLSLTLAADGDFNLAFSERQAVALVQG from the coding sequence ATGGATGTGGTGGATAGGCGATCCTTGATTCGCCGCTTGAATCGCTTGTGCAGCCGATCACTTGAGTCCGCAGCGGGGCTTTGCTTGTCTCGCACGCATTATGAAGTAGCCGTCGAGCATCTGCTGGTGCAACTGCTCGACGACCCCACCGCCGACATCCAGGTGATCCTGTCCCATTTCGAGATCGAGCCGGCTCGGGTGCAGAAGGCCCTGCAGCGGGCTCTGGAAGAGTTCAAGTCAGGGAACGCGGCCAAGCCCGTGTTCTCCCCGCGACTCATCGAATGGCTGCAGGAGGCCTGGCTGATCGGATCGATTGATCTGAACCTGACCGAGATCCGGTCTGGGGCGTTGTTCCTGGCCATGGTCAGGGACCTCGGCCGTTTCGCCTATGGCTTCGGGGATGAGCTGCTGCAACCGGTCCGTGCCGATGAACTCACCCACAAGTTTTTCGACATTACCGCGAAATCGTCGGAAGGCGAAGCGGCGAAGGCGGCAGCGAAGGGCGGGGCTGAGGGGCGGGGCGCGGAGACAGCGCTGGGTCGGTTCACGGTGGACTTTACGGCACGGGCCCGCGCCAACGGCATCGATCCGGTCTTCGGACGGGATCGGGAAATTCGGCAGATGATCGATATCTTGGCCCGACGGCGCAAGAACAATCCCATCGTCGTGGGGGAGGCCGGGGTGGGAAAGACGGCGGTCGTCGAAGGATTGGCCTTGCGGATCGTGCAACATGATGTGCCGGATCTGCTCAAGAATATGGACATGCTGGCGCTGGATTTGGGATTGCTCCAGGCCGGCGCCGGGGTTCGGGGCGAGTTCGAGCATCGCCTGAAGTCCGTCATCGATGAAGTGAAGGCCTCTCCGAAACCTATCATTCTCTTCATCGACGAGGCCCATATGCTGGTGGGCTCGGGGAGCACGGCGGGGATGGGTGATGCCGCCAATCTGCTCAAGCCGGCCCTGGCGCGGGGCGAATTGCGCACGATCGCCGCCACGACCTGGTCGGAGTACAAGAAGTATTTCGAAAAGGATGCGGCATTGGCCCGGCGCTTCCAGCTCGTGAAGCTTGAGGAGCCGTCCGAAACCGATGCCATTCTGGTGTTGCGCGGCCTGCGGAGCAAGTACGAAGAGGCCCATCAGGTACAGGTCTTGGATGAAGGTGTCGTCGCGGCGGCGCGCATGTCCAGCCGGTATATTTCAGGACGCCAACTTCCGGATAAGGCGGTGGATTTGTTGGACACGGCTGCGGCTCGGATCAAGATCGGGCTGACCAGCAAACCGGACCGTCTGGAAGACATCGAACGGACGATCCAAGCGCTGGAACGGGAACAAGGCGCTCATCGACGCGATCTGCTCAGCGGGGTGCCGGTGGAACCGGAGCGGATTAGCGCGCTGGGTGAGGCCATCGCGAAACGAAGGCAGGAACTGGAGCAGTTAGAGGCGCGGTGGCGCGAGGAGAAAGTGTTGGCGGAATCGGTCTTGGCCCTGCGGGGAAAAATACAGGCGGAAGGGGCTCAGGGCGCAGAGCGCTATCGTTCCGACTGGGACCGCGCCAAGGCCGATTTGCGCAAGATTCAGGGGAAGGATCCGCTGATCAGGATCGAAGTGGATACGGATGTCGTGGCCGAGGTCGTATCCGATTGGACCGGCATCCCCGTGGGCCGCATGGTCAGGGACGAAGCCCAGACGATTCTGCAGTTGGATGAGCGGCTCAAGACGAGAATCAAGGGCCAAGACCATGCGATCGAGGCCATCGCGAGAGGAATCAGGGCTTCCAAGGCCGGCATCGGGAATCCGGCCACTCCGATCGGCGTGTTTCTGTTCGTGGGCCCCAGCGGTGTGGGAAAGACGGAGACGGGGTTGGCCGTGGCGGAGGCGCTGTTCGGCGGCGAGCGATTCGTCGTCACGCTGAACATGTCGGAGTTTCAGGAGAAGCACACGGTCTCGCGACTCATCGGTTCACCGCCCGGGTATGTGGGATACGGCGAAGGCGGCGCCTTGACCGAGGCGGTCCGGCAGCGGCCCTATTCGGTCGTGCTGCTCGACGAGGTGGAAAAGGCCGACCCTGAAGTCATGAACATTTTCTATCAGGTCTTCGACAAGGGCATGTTGGCCGACGGCGAAGGCCGGGTCATCGATTTCAAGAACACGGTGATCTTCATGACCAGTAACCTGGCCTCGGACATGATCTTCCAACTGTGCGCGCGCGGGACGCGGCCCTCGCCGGACGAGGTGACCGCCGCCATCAGGCCGCTGTTGAGCCGTCACTTTAAGCCGGCGCTGCTGGCCCGGATGACCATCGTGCCGTTCTACCCGATCGATGCAGCGGCGATGAAAATGATCGTGGAGTTGAAGCTGGCCCGCCTGGCCCAGCGGCTCATGGAGAGCCATCGGATTGCCTTCGACTACGAGTCGGCCGTGGTCGAACAGATCGTGCGGCGTTGCAACGAGGTCGAAACCGGGGCGCGCAACATCGACCATATCATGCAGGGGTCGTTGCTCCCGCGTGTCTCGACGGAAATCCTCTCGCGTCTGGGAGAAGGCCGCCTGCCTGAGCGGCTCAGCCTGACCTTGGCGGCGGACGGCGATTTCAACCTCGCATTCTCGGAGCGCCAGGCCGTGGCCTTGGTGCAAGGATAA
- the tssG gene encoding type VI secretion system baseplate subunit TssG — translation MAEQDRTTDHPLIADLLRRAQDYSFFQLVTLVERLCRPRAAVGGEGSAEGEALRFRPELSFAFPVSDIAGLEKTGTQPPRFRVTTTFLGLYGTTSPLPPFYTEDLIAQEEGEEVVRSFLDLFHHRLLSLFYRSWVKYRYHIQFEPSGEDPFSQRMLAFLGLGAKEVAEKTGLPVSRLLRYAGLFSQRPRSASALEGVLSDFFNGIEVRITQCTGRWVAIPAEQQSTLGGQNCVLGRDCALGNRVINRQSSFRLTMGPMSHDTFVSLLPGSKGMEIVQALARLFVQDRFDADLELLMPEEGIPTFRLLSTEGDGPRSRLGQTSWLPARSSNGGSRRVLFQFSPAGAKGPSLDQ, via the coding sequence ATGGCCGAGCAGGATCGGACAACAGATCATCCTCTGATCGCGGATCTGCTTCGGAGGGCGCAGGACTACTCCTTCTTCCAATTGGTCACGCTCGTGGAGCGGCTCTGCCGTCCCAGGGCGGCGGTCGGCGGTGAAGGGTCGGCCGAGGGGGAGGCCCTTCGGTTTCGACCGGAGCTTTCCTTCGCGTTTCCTGTCTCTGATATCGCCGGTCTGGAGAAGACCGGAACGCAGCCGCCGCGGTTCCGTGTGACTACGACATTTTTGGGACTCTACGGGACCACCTCGCCGTTGCCGCCCTTCTACACCGAAGATCTCATCGCTCAAGAGGAGGGTGAGGAGGTAGTTCGCTCCTTCCTGGATCTGTTTCACCACCGGTTGCTGTCATTGTTCTACCGCTCCTGGGTCAAATACCGTTACCACATCCAATTCGAACCGTCCGGCGAAGATCCCTTTTCACAGCGCATGTTGGCCTTCCTCGGCTTGGGTGCGAAGGAGGTGGCGGAAAAGACCGGGCTGCCCGTCAGCCGGCTTCTTCGGTATGCGGGGTTGTTCAGTCAGCGGCCGAGGTCGGCGTCGGCGCTGGAGGGGGTCTTGAGCGATTTTTTCAATGGGATTGAAGTGCGGATCACCCAATGCACCGGCCGATGGGTGGCGATTCCCGCGGAACAACAGTCGACGCTGGGCGGGCAGAACTGCGTGCTGGGACGGGATTGTGCGCTCGGGAACCGAGTCATCAACCGGCAATCCAGCTTTCGCCTCACGATGGGTCCCATGAGTCACGACACCTTCGTGAGCCTGCTGCCAGGCAGCAAGGGGATGGAAATCGTGCAGGCGTTGGCTCGGTTGTTCGTGCAAGATCGATTCGATGCGGACCTGGAACTGCTCATGCCCGAGGAGGGGATTCCGACCTTTCGGCTGCTGTCCACGGAAGGCGATGGGCCACGAAGCCGTCTCGGGCAAACGAGTTGGTTGCCGGCGCGATCAAGCAATGGCGGGTCGCGGAGAGTCCTGTTTCAGTTTTCCCCGGCTGGGGCAAAGGGGCCTTCGCTCGACCAATAA
- the tssF gene encoding type VI secretion system baseplate subunit TssF: protein MTFNRYYKDELEFLRQMGREFAEAHPKEAHLLADVGSDPDVERLLEGVAFLTGRIRQKLDDEFPELIHGVMNLLWPHYLRPVPAMSLLEFSPIPGAVTERKRIPAMETEVESGKIEGTGCRFRTTAEVDLYPFQLEQVSLEAASGGHSALRLRFTLLPGATLAQAQVGRLRLYLVGEPAYTLYYWLCRHVSKIRLRLLAQGRPVEEIGLTDCQIQPFGFSREEALLPYPKTAFDGYRLLQEYLTFPQKFLAVDLSDLQPLSRRASAATFEILILFTKAPPASLRVSKEHVRLFCTPIVNLFKSDSQPIQISHERTEYLVRPSAAQAMQDEIFSVDGANGHLRGTGEELHYEPFYSFRHGYGKSTATVYYQTHLRQSVVSKGGAETYVSFVNADEIPVRGVEVPTEIVTFNLTCTNRDVAGKLRVGDIQVPTDSSPGFAQFKNITRVSAPCRAPVGGDLHWRLLSHLSLNYLSLTSVEALRGLVDLYNFAARQDEQARRAQARLLEGIVDVQSRGKDHLFHGVPIRGTEVTLSLKQDHFAGEGDMFLFASVLSEFFALYASVNSFTQLVVNEIEQGEQYSWPSRIGQQIIL from the coding sequence GTGACGTTCAATCGATACTATAAGGACGAGCTCGAGTTCCTTCGGCAGATGGGCCGTGAGTTCGCCGAAGCGCATCCCAAAGAGGCGCACTTGTTGGCCGACGTCGGGAGTGACCCGGACGTCGAACGATTGCTCGAGGGCGTCGCGTTTCTCACGGGTCGGATCAGGCAGAAACTGGACGACGAATTCCCCGAACTGATCCATGGGGTCATGAATCTGTTGTGGCCGCATTACCTGCGTCCCGTCCCCGCCATGAGTCTGCTGGAATTTTCACCGATTCCAGGCGCGGTCACCGAGCGCAAACGTATTCCGGCCATGGAGACCGAAGTGGAATCCGGCAAGATCGAGGGGACGGGGTGCCGCTTTCGGACCACCGCCGAAGTGGACCTCTATCCCTTTCAACTCGAACAGGTGTCCCTGGAGGCGGCCAGCGGCGGCCATTCCGCGCTCCGCCTTCGATTCACCCTTCTGCCGGGGGCCACATTGGCGCAGGCGCAGGTCGGGCGGCTCCGACTGTACTTAGTTGGGGAGCCTGCCTACACCCTCTACTATTGGCTCTGTCGCCACGTGAGCAAGATCAGGCTGCGCCTGCTCGCACAGGGGCGTCCCGTGGAAGAAATCGGGCTGACGGACTGTCAGATCCAGCCCTTCGGCTTCTCCAGGGAAGAGGCGTTGCTGCCCTACCCCAAGACGGCCTTCGACGGATATCGCTTGCTCCAGGAATATCTGACCTTTCCTCAGAAGTTTCTTGCCGTGGATCTGTCCGACCTTCAGCCGTTATCCCGGCGAGCCTCCGCCGCGACGTTCGAGATCCTCATCCTGTTCACGAAAGCGCCACCGGCGTCATTGCGAGTGTCCAAAGAGCATGTCCGGTTGTTCTGTACCCCGATCGTCAATCTATTCAAGTCGGATTCCCAGCCGATCCAGATCAGCCATGAACGGACCGAATACCTCGTCCGCCCGTCGGCTGCCCAGGCCATGCAGGATGAAATCTTTTCGGTCGACGGCGCGAACGGACATCTACGTGGAACGGGGGAGGAATTGCATTACGAGCCCTTCTACTCATTTCGCCACGGTTATGGCAAATCCACTGCCACGGTCTATTACCAAACGCACCTTCGGCAATCCGTGGTGAGCAAAGGCGGAGCCGAGACCTATGTGTCGTTTGTGAATGCGGACGAGATTCCGGTCCGTGGCGTGGAAGTCCCGACCGAGATCGTGACGTTCAATTTGACCTGCACCAATCGAGATGTGGCCGGGAAACTTCGCGTCGGAGACATTCAGGTGCCGACGGACAGTTCGCCGGGATTCGCGCAATTCAAGAACATTACCCGCGTGTCTGCCCCCTGTCGGGCGCCGGTCGGTGGGGATCTCCATTGGCGCCTGCTGTCTCATCTCTCATTGAATTACCTCTCCCTGACCAGTGTGGAGGCGCTGCGTGGGCTGGTGGATCTTTATAATTTCGCGGCGCGCCAGGATGAGCAAGCGAGACGCGCCCAGGCCAGATTGTTGGAAGGTATTGTGGATGTCCAGAGCCGAGGGAAGGATCATCTCTTCCACGGCGTTCCGATCCGTGGGACGGAAGTTACCCTCTCGCTGAAACAAGACCACTTCGCCGGGGAGGGGGACATGTTCTTATTTGCAAGCGTGCTCTCCGAGTTTTTTGCGCTCTACGCCTCGGTGAACTCGTTTACCCAATTGGTCGTGAACGAAATCGAGCAGGGAGAACAGTATTCATGGCCGAGCAGGATCGGACAACAGATCATCCTCTGA
- the tssE gene encoding type VI secretion system baseplate subunit TssE — protein MGREGRLLERLGDERPAGSKTLRDNPHLLAESILRHLRKMLNTRPDQVLIQPEYGMPDLTELVQDQAAAVEEVQAAILRTITRFEPRLRDVSVTHVPSEPGQPILRFEIAGALMSEREPHVEFRTEISPAGRVEIVE, from the coding sequence ATGGGGCGAGAAGGTCGTTTGTTGGAACGACTGGGGGATGAGCGGCCGGCAGGTTCGAAGACGCTCAGGGACAATCCTCACCTGCTGGCCGAGTCGATTCTTCGGCATTTGAGGAAAATGCTGAATACCAGGCCGGATCAGGTCTTGATTCAGCCCGAATATGGGATGCCGGATCTCACGGAGTTGGTGCAGGACCAGGCAGCGGCGGTGGAGGAGGTGCAGGCTGCGATCCTGCGAACCATTACTCGGTTCGAACCCAGGCTGCGCGATGTCTCGGTCACACACGTGCCTTCGGAACCGGGGCAGCCGATCCTGCGGTTCGAAATCGCCGGGGCACTCATGAGCGAGAGGGAACCACACGTGGAATTTCGGACGGAGATCAGTCCGGCGGGACGGGTCGAGATCGTTGAGTGA
- a CDS encoding Hcp family type VI secretion system effector has product MPIPAYLEIEGEKQGKIEGSCQQKGREGTILVQAFDHKVYIPSDPQTGLAAGKRVHGAATITKEVDKASPLLYQALCTGEHLKTITIKWYRIAKDGTEEHYFTTQFEDGIVIEMHPYMPNCLDKAFVQLGHMEEVSFRYRKAIWRHEVDKKEGQDDWNVPV; this is encoded by the coding sequence ATGCCGATTCCAGCCTACTTGGAAATTGAAGGAGAAAAACAAGGCAAGATCGAAGGGTCATGTCAGCAGAAGGGACGGGAGGGAACGATTCTCGTCCAGGCCTTCGACCATAAGGTCTACATTCCCTCCGACCCACAAACGGGGCTTGCGGCAGGAAAGCGTGTCCACGGCGCGGCCACGATCACGAAGGAGGTGGATAAGGCCTCGCCCCTTTTGTATCAGGCGCTCTGTACCGGAGAACATTTGAAGACCATCACGATCAAATGGTACCGCATCGCGAAAGACGGGACGGAGGAACATTATTTCACGACTCAGTTCGAGGATGGGATTGTCATCGAGATGCATCCCTATATGCCGAATTGCCTCGATAAAGCATTTGTGCAATTGGGTCATATGGAGGAGGTGTCCTTCAGGTACCGAAAGGCCATCTGGCGGCATGAGGTGGACAAGAAGGAAGGGCAAGATGACTGGAATGTGCCGGTTTAG